In Mycobacterium tuberculosis H37Rv, a single window of DNA contains:
- the nadA gene encoding quinolinate synthetase A yields MTVLNRTDTLVDELTADITNTPLGYGGVDGDERWAAEIRRLAHLRGATVLAHNYQLPAIQDVADHVGDSLALSRVAAEAPEDTIVFCGVHFMAETAKILSPHKTVLIPDQRAGCSLADSITPDELRAWKDEHPGAVVVSYVNTTAAVKALTDICCTSSNAVDVVASIDPDREVLFCPDQFLGAHVRRVTGRKNLHVWAGECHVHAGINGDELADQARAHPDAELFVHPECGCATSALYLAGEGAFPAERVKILSTGGMLEAAHTTRARQVLVATEVGMLHQLRRAAPEVDFRAVNDRASCKYMKMITPAALLRCLVEGADEVHVDPGIAASGRRSVQRMIEIGHPGGGE; encoded by the coding sequence ATGACTGTGCTGAATCGCACGGACACGCTCGTGGATGAACTGACTGCCGACATCACCAACACACCGCTCGGCTACGGCGGGGTTGACGGTGACGAACGGTGGGCCGCCGAGATTCGCCGTCTGGCGCATTTGCGCGGGGCCACCGTCCTGGCGCACAACTACCAGCTGCCCGCGATCCAGGACGTTGCCGACCACGTCGGGGATTCGCTGGCGCTATCGCGGGTGGCCGCCGAGGCACCGGAGGACACCATCGTGTTCTGCGGAGTGCACTTCATGGCCGAGACCGCCAAAATTCTCAGCCCGCACAAAACCGTGCTGATCCCGGATCAGCGGGCCGGCTGTTCGCTGGCCGATTCGATCACCCCCGACGAGCTGCGCGCCTGGAAGGACGAGCATCCCGGCGCCGTCGTCGTTTCCTACGTCAACACCACGGCGGCCGTCAAGGCGCTCACCGACATCTGCTGCACCTCGTCAAACGCCGTCGACGTGGTCGCATCCATCGATCCCGACCGCGAGGTGTTGTTCTGTCCGGACCAATTCCTCGGTGCACACGTGCGCCGGGTGACCGGCCGCAAGAACCTGCATGTGTGGGCCGGCGAATGCCACGTACACGCCGGGATCAACGGCGACGAGCTCGCTGACCAGGCCCGCGCACATCCCGATGCCGAACTGTTCGTGCATCCGGAGTGTGGTTGCGCAACCTCGGCGCTATACCTCGCCGGCGAAGGAGCATTCCCAGCCGAGCGGGTAAAGATCTTGTCCACCGGCGGCATGCTCGAAGCGGCGCACACGACGCGCGCCCGCCAGGTGCTGGTCGCCACCGAGGTCGGCATGTTGCACCAGCTTCGCCGGGCGGCACCGGAAGTCGACTTTCGCGCGGTCAACGACCGCGCCTCATGCAAGTACATGAAGATGATCACCCCCGCGGCCCTGTTGCGCTGCCTGGTAGAGGGTGCCGACGAAGTCCATGTCGATCCGGGAATCGCCGCCAGTGGGCGTCGCAGCGTGCAGCGGATGATCGAAATCGGCCATCCCGGCGGTGGCGAATGA
- the hisD gene encoding histidinol dehydrogenase has product MLTRIDLRGAELTAAELRAALPRGGADVEAVLPTVRPIVAAVAERGAEAALDFGASFDGVRPHAIRVPDAALDAALAGLDCDVCEALQVMVERTRAVHSGQRRTDVTTTLGPGATVTERWVPVERVGLYVPGGNAVYPSSVVMNVVPAQAAGVDSLVVASPPQAQWDGMPHPTILAAARLLGVDEVWAVGGAQAVALLAYGGTDTDGAALTPVDMITGPGNIYVTAAKRLCRSRVGIDAEAGPTEIAILADHTADPVHVAADLISQAEHDELAASVLVTPSEDLADATDAELAGQLQTTVHRERVTAALTGRQSAIVLVDDVDAAVLVVNAYAAEHLEIQTADAPQVASRIRSAGAIFVGPWSPVSLGDYCAGSNHVLPTAGCARHSSGLSVQTFLRGIHVVEYTEAALKDVSGHVITLATAEDLPAHGEAVRRRFER; this is encoded by the coding sequence GTGCTTACCCGTATCGACTTGCGGGGAGCCGAGTTGACAGCTGCCGAGCTGCGGGCCGCTCTGCCACGCGGCGGCGCCGATGTGGAAGCCGTGCTGCCGACGGTACGGCCCATTGTGGCGGCCGTCGCCGAGCGCGGGGCCGAGGCCGCGCTGGACTTCGGCGCATCGTTCGACGGTGTGCGGCCCCATGCCATCCGGGTGCCAGACGCAGCGCTGGACGCGGCGCTGGCCGGACTGGACTGCGACGTCTGCGAAGCGTTGCAGGTGATGGTCGAGCGGACCCGCGCCGTGCACTCCGGGCAGCGTCGCACCGACGTCACAACCACACTGGGCCCGGGCGCGACGGTCACCGAGCGGTGGGTTCCGGTCGAGCGGGTAGGCCTGTACGTGCCGGGGGGCAATGCGGTGTACCCATCCAGCGTGGTGATGAACGTGGTGCCCGCCCAAGCCGCGGGCGTCGACTCGTTGGTGGTAGCCAGCCCGCCGCAGGCGCAGTGGGATGGAATGCCGCATCCGACCATTCTGGCCGCGGCCCGGCTGCTGGGCGTCGATGAGGTCTGGGCGGTCGGCGGCGCTCAGGCGGTGGCGTTGCTGGCTTACGGCGGCACCGACACCGACGGCGCAGCACTGACACCGGTCGACATGATCACCGGGCCTGGCAACATCTATGTCACGGCCGCCAAGCGACTGTGCCGTTCGCGGGTGGGCATCGACGCCGAAGCGGGGCCAACCGAGATCGCTATCCTCGCCGATCACACCGCCGACCCGGTGCATGTGGCCGCCGACCTGATTAGCCAGGCCGAACACGACGAGTTGGCTGCCAGCGTGCTGGTCACTCCGAGTGAGGACCTGGCCGATGCCACCGACGCCGAACTGGCTGGCCAGCTGCAGACTACGGTGCACCGCGAACGGGTGACGGCCGCGCTGACCGGACGCCAATCGGCGATCGTCCTGGTCGACGACGTGGACGCCGCCGTCTTGGTGGTGAACGCTTACGCCGCTGAGCATTTGGAGATTCAGACCGCCGATGCCCCGCAGGTTGCCAGCCGGATCCGCTCGGCGGGAGCCATTTTCGTCGGCCCGTGGTCCCCGGTGAGCCTCGGCGACTACTGCGCGGGATCCAACCATGTACTGCCGACCGCGGGCTGCGCCCGGCATTCCAGCGGCCTGTCGGTGCAGACGTTCCTGCGCGGCATCCACGTCGTGGAATACACGGAGGCGGCCCTCAAAGACGTTTCCGGACACGTGATCACGCTCGCCACGGCCGAGGACTTGCCGGCGCACGGTGAGGCGGTACGGCGGAGGTTCGAGCGATGA
- the hisI gene encoding phosphoribosyl-AMP cyclohydrolase: MTLDPKIAARLKRNADGLVTAVVQERGSGDVLMVAWMNDEALARTLQTREATYYSRSRAEQWVKGATSGHTQHVHSVRLDCDGDAVLLTVDQVGGACHTGDHSCFDAAVLLEPDD, from the coding sequence ATGACACTCGACCCAAAGATCGCGGCGCGGTTGAAGCGTAATGCCGACGGACTGGTTACCGCCGTCGTCCAGGAGCGGGGCAGCGGTGACGTGCTGATGGTTGCCTGGATGAACGACGAGGCCTTGGCCCGTACCCTGCAAACCCGTGAGGCCACTTACTATTCGCGATCCCGTGCCGAACAATGGGTCAAGGGCGCGACGTCCGGCCACACCCAGCACGTTCACTCGGTGCGCCTGGATTGTGACGGCGACGCCGTATTGTTGACGGTTGACCAGGTCGGCGGTGCCTGCCATACCGGCGATCACAGTTGCTTCGATGCCGCGGTGTTGTTAGAACCCGACGACTAA
- the hisA gene encoding 1-(5-phosphoribosyl)-5-((5-phosphoribosylamino)methylideneamino)imidazole-4-carboxamide isomerase (phosphoribosylformimino-5-aminoimidazole carboxamide ribotide isomerase HisA) yields the protein MMPLILLPAVDVVEGRAVRLVQGKAGSQTEYGSAVDAALGWQRDGAEWIHLVDLDAAFGRGSNHELLAEVVGKLDVQVELSGGIRDDESLAAALATGCARVNVGTAALENPQWCARVIGEHGDQVAVGLDVQIIDGEHRLRGRGWETDGGDLWDVLERLDSEGCSRFVVTDITKDGTLGGPNLDLLAGVADRTDAPVIASGGVSSLDDLRAIATLTHRGVEGAIVGKALYARRFTLPQALAAVRD from the coding sequence GTGATGCCGCTGATACTTTTGCCCGCCGTCGACGTGGTCGAGGGTCGTGCCGTGCGCCTCGTTCAAGGGAAGGCCGGCAGCCAAACCGAGTACGGCTCAGCGGTGGATGCCGCGTTGGGCTGGCAACGCGATGGCGCCGAGTGGATCCATTTGGTGGACCTGGATGCTGCGTTCGGCCGCGGTTCCAACCACGAACTGCTTGCCGAGGTTGTCGGCAAGCTCGACGTACAGGTTGAGCTATCCGGCGGTATTCGAGACGACGAGTCGCTGGCCGCGGCGCTGGCCACCGGATGCGCTCGGGTCAATGTGGGCACTGCTGCCCTGGAAAACCCGCAGTGGTGTGCCCGGGTGATTGGCGAGCACGGCGACCAGGTCGCCGTCGGCTTGGACGTCCAGATCATCGACGGCGAGCATCGGTTGCGCGGACGCGGCTGGGAAACCGACGGCGGCGACCTGTGGGACGTGCTAGAACGCCTAGACAGTGAAGGATGTTCGCGGTTCGTCGTGACCGATATCACCAAGGACGGCACCCTGGGCGGCCCCAATCTGGACCTGCTGGCCGGTGTTGCCGACCGCACCGACGCCCCGGTGATCGCGTCCGGAGGTGTGTCCAGCCTCGATGACCTGCGCGCCATTGCGACTCTCACGCACCGCGGCGTCGAGGGGGCCATCGTCGGCAAGGCCCTCTACGCCCGTCGGTTCACCTTGCCGCAAGCGTTGGCCGCGGTTCGGGACTAG
- the nadB gene encoding L-aspartate oxidase produces MAGPAWRDAADVVVIGTGVAGLAAALAADRAGRSVVVLSKAAQTHVTATHYAQGGIAVVLPDNDDSVDAHVADTLAAGAGLCDPDAVYSIVADGYRAVTDLVGAGARLDESVPGRWALTREGGHSRRRIVHAGGDATGAEVQRALQDAAGMLDIRTGHVALRVLHDGTAVTGLLVVRPDGCGIISAPSVILATGGLGHLYSATTNPAGSTGDGIALGLWAGVAVSDLEFIQFHPTMLFAGRAGGRRPLITEAIRGEGAILVDRQGNSITAGVHPMGDLAPRDVVAAAIDARLKATGDPCVYLDARGIEGFASRFPTVTASCRAAGIDPVRQPIPVVPGAHYSCGGIVTDVYGQTELLGLYAAGEVARTGLHGANRLASNSLLEGLVVGGRAGKAAAAHAAAAGRSRATSSATWPEPISYTALDRGDLQRAMSRDASMYRAAAGLHRLCDSLSGAQVRDVACRRDFEDVALTLVAQSVTAAALARTESRGCHHRAEYPCTVPEQARSIVVRGADDANAVCVQALVAVC; encoded by the coding sequence ATGGCCGGTCCCGCTTGGCGGGATGCGGCCGATGTTGTCGTGATCGGCACGGGCGTTGCCGGGCTGGCGGCGGCATTGGCCGCCGATCGCGCCGGGCGCAGCGTCGTGGTGCTCAGCAAGGCTGCCCAGACGCACGTGACCGCGACACACTACGCGCAAGGCGGTATCGCGGTGGTGCTGCCGGACAACGACGACTCGGTCGACGCTCACGTCGCGGACACCTTGGCCGCAGGCGCGGGCCTATGCGATCCCGATGCGGTGTACTCGATCGTCGCCGACGGCTACCGAGCGGTTACCGATTTGGTCGGAGCTGGGGCACGGTTGGATGAATCGGTCCCGGGCCGTTGGGCGTTGACGCGCGAAGGCGGGCACTCGCGGCGACGCATCGTGCACGCGGGTGGCGACGCGACCGGCGCCGAGGTTCAGCGGGCGCTCCAGGATGCCGCCGGGATGCTCGATATCCGCACCGGCCACGTGGCGTTGCGAGTGCTGCACGACGGTACCGCGGTGACCGGGCTATTAGTGGTCAGACCGGACGGATGCGGCATTATCAGCGCTCCGTCGGTGATCCTGGCCACCGGCGGGCTCGGGCACCTGTACAGCGCGACCACCAATCCGGCGGGCTCCACCGGCGACGGCATCGCCCTGGGATTGTGGGCGGGCGTCGCGGTCAGCGATCTCGAGTTCATCCAGTTCCACCCCACGATGCTTTTTGCCGGACGCGCCGGGGGTCGGCGGCCGCTGATCACCGAGGCCATCCGCGGCGAGGGTGCGATCTTGGTGGACAGGCAAGGCAATTCGATAACGGCAGGCGTGCATCCGATGGGTGATTTGGCGCCGCGCGACGTCGTCGCCGCCGCCATCGACGCGCGGCTGAAGGCCACCGGCGATCCGTGCGTCTACCTCGACGCCCGCGGCATCGAGGGCTTCGCGTCCCGGTTCCCGACAGTCACGGCATCCTGCCGGGCTGCCGGCATTGACCCCGTCCGGCAACCGATCCCGGTTGTTCCCGGTGCGCACTACAGCTGCGGCGGCATAGTGACCGATGTGTACGGCCAGACCGAGCTGCTCGGGTTGTACGCCGCTGGCGAGGTGGCCCGCACCGGGTTGCACGGCGCCAACCGCCTGGCCTCCAACAGCTTGCTAGAGGGTTTGGTGGTGGGCGGCCGCGCCGGAAAGGCCGCCGCCGCCCACGCCGCGGCGGCCGGGCGTTCGCGTGCGACCTCGTCAGCGACCTGGCCCGAACCGATCAGCTACACCGCACTGGACCGCGGCGACCTGCAACGGGCGATGAGCCGGGACGCGTCGATGTACCGCGCCGCCGCCGGGCTGCACCGGCTGTGCGACAGCCTATCCGGAGCACAGGTTCGCGACGTGGCTTGTCGCCGCGATTTCGAGGACGTGGCGCTCACGCTGGTCGCGCAGAGCGTGACCGCCGCCGCCTTGGCCCGCACCGAAAGCCGTGGCTGCCATCATCGCGCGGAGTACCCGTGCACCGTGCCGGAGCAGGCACGCAGCATCGTGGTCCGGGGAGCCGACGACGCAAATGCGGTGTGTGTCCAGGCGCTAGTGGCGGTGTGCTGA
- the impA gene encoding inositol-monophosphatase ImpA, whose amino-acid sequence MHLDSLVAPLVEQASAILDAATALFLVGHRADSAVRKKGNDFATEVDLAIERQVVAALVAATGIEVHGEEFGGPAVDSRWVWVLDPIDGTINYAAGSPLAAILLGLLHDGVPVAGLTWMPFTDPRYTAVAGGPLIKNGVPQPPLADAELANVLVGVGTFSADSRGQFPGRYRLAVLEKLSRVSSRLRMHGSTGIDLVFVADGILGGAISFGGHVWDHAAGVALVRAAGGVVTDLAGQPWTPASRSALAGPPRVHAQILEILGSIGEPEDY is encoded by the coding sequence ATGCACTTGGATTCGTTGGTTGCCCCGCTGGTTGAACAGGCGTCGGCGATCCTGGATGCCGCAACGGCGCTCTTTCTCGTCGGTCATCGCGCCGATTCAGCGGTCCGCAAGAAGGGTAACGACTTCGCCACCGAAGTCGATCTAGCGATCGAGCGGCAGGTTGTCGCAGCGCTGGTGGCGGCCACCGGCATCGAGGTGCACGGCGAGGAGTTCGGCGGCCCGGCAGTCGACTCGCGGTGGGTGTGGGTACTGGACCCCATCGACGGCACAATCAACTACGCCGCCGGATCGCCGTTGGCTGCGATCCTGTTGGGCCTGCTGCACGACGGAGTTCCGGTGGCCGGCTTGACCTGGATGCCATTCACCGACCCACGCTATACCGCCGTGGCGGGTGGTCCGCTGATCAAGAACGGTGTACCGCAGCCGCCGCTGGCTGACGCCGAACTGGCCAACGTGCTCGTCGGCGTCGGCACATTCAGCGCCGACTCACGGGGCCAGTTCCCGGGGCGATATCGACTGGCGGTGCTGGAAAAGCTCAGCCGAGTGTCATCGCGGCTGCGCATGCACGGATCCACCGGCATCGATCTCGTCTTCGTCGCTGACGGGATACTCGGTGGTGCAATAAGTTTCGGAGGTCACGTTTGGGACCATGCCGCTGGGGTGGCGTTGGTACGAGCCGCCGGTGGCGTGGTCACCGACCTGGCTGGGCAACCGTGGACCCCTGCATCGCGTTCTGCCTTGGCCGGGCCACCGCGCGTGCATGCCCAGATCCTCGAGATTCTTGGCAGCATAGGGGAACCAGAGGACTACTGA
- the nadC gene encoding nicotinate-nucleotide pyrophosphatase, protein MGLSDWELAAARAAIARGLDEDLRYGPDVTTLATVPASATTTASLVTREAGVVAGLDVALLTLNEVLGTNGYRVLDRVEDGARVPPGEALMTLEAQTRGLLTAERTMLNLVGHLSGIATATAAWVDAVRGTKAKIRDTRKTLPGLRALQKYAVRTGGGVNHRLGLGDAALIKDNHVAAAGSVVDALRAVRNAAPDLPCEVEVDSLEQLDAVLPEKPELILLDNFAVWQTQTAVQRRDSRAPTVMLESSGGLSLQTAATYAETGVDYLAVGALTHSVRVLDIGLDM, encoded by the coding sequence ATGGGGTTATCCGACTGGGAGCTGGCTGCGGCTCGAGCAGCAATCGCGCGTGGGCTCGACGAGGACCTCCGGTACGGCCCGGATGTCACCACATTGGCGACGGTGCCTGCCAGTGCGACGACCACCGCATCGCTGGTGACCCGGGAGGCCGGTGTGGTTGCCGGATTGGATGTCGCGCTGCTGACGCTGAACGAAGTCCTGGGCACCAACGGTTATCGGGTGCTCGACCGCGTCGAGGACGGCGCCCGGGTGCCGCCGGGAGAGGCACTTATGACGCTGGAAGCCCAAACGCGCGGATTGTTGACCGCCGAGCGCACCATGTTGAACCTGGTCGGTCACCTGTCGGGAATCGCCACCGCGACGGCCGCGTGGGTCGATGCTGTGCGCGGGACCAAAGCGAAAATCCGCGATACCCGTAAGACGCTGCCCGGCCTGCGCGCGCTGCAAAAATACGCGGTGCGTACCGGTGGCGGCGTCAACCATCGGCTGGGGTTGGGTGATGCCGCGCTAATCAAGGACAACCACGTTGCCGCCGCCGGATCCGTGGTAGACGCGCTACGTGCGGTGCGAAATGCTGCACCCGATCTGCCGTGCGAGGTGGAAGTGGACTCGCTTGAGCAGCTCGATGCCGTGCTGCCGGAAAAACCCGAGCTGATCCTGCTGGACAATTTTGCGGTGTGGCAGACGCAGACCGCGGTGCAGCGTCGGGACTCGCGCGCGCCCACCGTCATGCTGGAGTCATCCGGTGGGCTCAGCCTGCAGACGGCGGCGACCTACGCCGAAACCGGGGTGGACTACCTGGCGGTCGGGGCGCTCACACACTCAGTGCGCGTGCTCGACATCGGCTTGGATATGTAG
- the hisB gene encoding imidazole glycerol-phosphate dehydratase, translated as MTTTQTAKASRRARIERRTRESDIVIELDLDGTGQVAVDTGVPFYDHMLTALGSHASFDLTVRATGDVEIEAHHTIEDTAIALGTALGQALGDKRGIRRFGDAFIPMDETLAHAAVDLSGRPYCVHTGEPDHLQHTTIAGSSVPYHTVINRHVFESLAANARIALHVRVLYGRDPHHITEAQYKAVARALRQAVEPDPRVSGVPSTKGAL; from the coding sequence ATGACAACCACCCAGACAGCCAAAGCTAGCCGGCGGGCGCGTATCGAACGGCGTACCCGCGAATCCGATATCGTCATCGAGCTCGACCTTGACGGTACCGGGCAGGTGGCCGTCGACACCGGTGTTCCGTTCTACGACCACATGTTGACCGCGCTGGGCAGTCACGCCAGCTTCGACCTCACCGTGCGCGCCACAGGTGATGTCGAAATCGAAGCCCATCACACCATCGAGGACACGGCAATCGCGCTGGGCACCGCGCTCGGGCAGGCCCTAGGTGACAAGAGGGGCATCCGCCGGTTTGGCGATGCCTTCATCCCGATGGACGAAACACTGGCCCACGCCGCCGTCGACTTATCCGGCCGCCCCTATTGCGTGCATACCGGAGAGCCGGATCACCTGCAGCACACCACTATTGCCGGCAGTTCAGTGCCCTACCACACCGTCATCAACCGGCACGTGTTCGAATCGTTGGCGGCCAACGCCCGCATCGCGCTGCACGTCCGCGTGTTGTACGGGCGCGACCCGCACCATATCACCGAAGCTCAATACAAGGCCGTCGCGCGCGCGTTGCGTCAAGCGGTCGAGCCAGATCCTCGGGTGTCAGGCGTGCCGTCCACCAAAGGTGCTCTGTGA
- the hisH gene encoding imidazole glycerol phosphate synthase subunit HisH codes for MTAKSVVVLDYGSGNLRSAQRALQRVGAEVEVTADTDAAMTADGLVVPGVGAFAACMAGLRKISGERIIAERVAAGRPVLGVCVGMQILFACGVEFGVQTPGCGHWPGAVIRLEAPVIPHMGWNVVDSAAGSALFKGLDVDARFYFVHSYAAQRWEGSPDALLTWATYRAPFLAAVEDGALAATQFHPEKSGDAGAAVLSSWVDGL; via the coding sequence GTGACAGCAAAATCGGTTGTAGTCCTTGACTACGGCTCAGGAAACCTGCGGTCGGCCCAACGTGCGCTGCAACGAGTAGGCGCCGAGGTCGAAGTAACCGCCGATACCGACGCCGCAATGACCGCTGACGGACTGGTGGTGCCGGGCGTCGGTGCTTTCGCGGCGTGCATGGCGGGCCTGCGCAAGATCAGCGGAGAGCGAATCATCGCCGAGCGGGTGGCCGCCGGCCGCCCGGTGCTGGGGGTCTGTGTCGGTATGCAGATTCTGTTTGCTTGCGGGGTCGAATTCGGTGTGCAGACGCCAGGCTGCGGGCACTGGCCGGGGGCGGTCATTCGACTTGAGGCCCCGGTGATTCCGCACATGGGCTGGAATGTCGTGGATTCCGCTGCGGGCAGCGCGCTGTTCAAAGGGTTGGACGTCGACGCCCGGTTTTATTTCGTGCATTCCTATGCCGCGCAGCGATGGGAAGGCTCACCCGACGCGCTGCTGACCTGGGCCACATATCGGGCGCCGTTCCTCGCTGCGGTGGAGGACGGCGCATTGGCCGCCACCCAGTTTCATCCGGAGAAGAGTGGCGATGCCGGTGCAGCCGTACTGAGCAGCTGGGTTGATGGACTTTAA
- the hisF gene encoding imidazole glycerol phosphate synthase subunit HisF → MYADRDLPGAGGLAVRVIPCLDVDDGRVVKGVNFENLRDAGDPVELAAVYDAEGADELTFLDVTASSSGRATMLEVVRRTAEQVFIPLTVGGGVRTVADVDSLLRAGADKVAVNTAAIACPDLLADMARQFGSQCIVLSVDARTVPVGSAPTPSGWEVTTHGGRRGTGMDAVQWAARGADLGVGEILLNSMDADGTKAGFDLALLRAVRAAVTVPVIASGGAGAVEHFAPAVAAGADAVLAASVFHFRELTIGQVKAALAAEGITVR, encoded by the coding sequence ATGTATGCCGACCGTGACCTTCCGGGGGCTGGGGGCCTCGCGGTACGCGTGATCCCGTGTCTGGATGTCGACGATGGGCGGGTGGTCAAGGGAGTCAACTTCGAGAACCTCCGCGACGCCGGTGATCCCGTGGAACTCGCCGCCGTCTATGACGCGGAGGGCGCGGACGAGTTGACCTTTCTCGACGTGACCGCGTCGTCGTCCGGAAGAGCCACCATGCTGGAGGTGGTGCGCCGCACCGCCGAGCAGGTGTTCATCCCGCTGACGGTGGGCGGTGGGGTACGCACCGTCGCCGACGTCGATTCGCTGCTACGGGCTGGGGCTGACAAAGTCGCCGTCAACACGGCCGCCATCGCTTGCCCGGACTTGCTGGCGGACATGGCGAGGCAGTTCGGCTCGCAGTGCATCGTGTTGTCCGTCGACGCGCGCACAGTTCCGGTGGGATCAGCCCCGACACCGTCGGGTTGGGAGGTCACCACTCACGGCGGTCGTCGTGGCACCGGTATGGACGCCGTGCAGTGGGCGGCCCGTGGCGCCGACCTCGGTGTGGGGGAGATCCTGCTCAACTCGATGGACGCCGACGGCACCAAAGCCGGATTCGACCTGGCTTTGCTGCGTGCGGTCCGTGCCGCGGTCACGGTGCCGGTAATCGCCAGCGGGGGCGCCGGTGCTGTGGAGCACTTCGCGCCAGCGGTTGCCGCGGGGGCCGATGCAGTGTTGGCGGCCAGCGTCTTTCACTTCCGGGAGCTGACGATCGGTCAGGTGAAGGCGGCCCTGGCCGCGGAAGGAATCACCGTGCGATGA
- the hisC1 gene encoding histidinol-phosphate aminotransferase has protein sequence MTRSGHPVTLDDLPLRADLRGKAPYGAPQLAVPVRLNTNENPHPPTRALVDDVVRSVREAAIDLHRYPDRDAVALRADLAGYLTAQTGIQLGVENIWAANGSNEILQQLLQAFGGPGRSAIGFVPSYSMHPIISDGTHTEWIEASRANDFGLDVDVAVAAVVDRKPDVVFIASPNNPSGQSVSLPDLCKLLDVAPGIAIVDEAYGEFSSQPSAVSLVEEYPSKLVVTRTMSKAFAFAGGRLGYLIATPAVIDAMLLVRLPYHLSSVTQAAARAALRHSDDTLSSVAALIAERERVTTSLNDMGFRVIPSDANFVLFGEFADAPAAWRRYLEAGILIRDVGIPGYLRATTGLAEENDAFLRASARIATDLVPVTRSPVGAP, from the coding sequence ATGACCAGGTCCGGACACCCGGTTACATTGGACGACTTGCCGCTGCGCGCCGACTTGCGTGGTAAAGCACCATACGGTGCACCGCAATTAGCTGTTCCGGTACGGCTGAACACCAACGAGAACCCGCACCCGCCTACCCGGGCGCTGGTTGACGACGTGGTGCGATCGGTGCGGGAAGCGGCCATCGACTTGCACCGCTACCCCGACCGCGACGCCGTGGCTCTGCGTGCTGACTTGGCCGGCTATCTCACCGCGCAGACCGGAATCCAGCTTGGTGTCGAAAACATATGGGCTGCCAACGGTTCCAATGAGATTCTGCAGCAACTGTTACAGGCGTTTGGCGGTCCGGGGCGTAGCGCGATCGGTTTCGTACCGTCCTATTCGATGCACCCGATCATCTCCGACGGCACCCACACGGAATGGATCGAGGCGTCCCGCGCCAATGACTTCGGTCTCGACGTGGACGTCGCCGTCGCGGCTGTGGTCGATCGCAAACCCGATGTGGTGTTCATTGCTAGCCCTAACAACCCGTCCGGACAAAGTGTTTCGTTACCTGACCTGTGTAAGCTGCTGGACGTTGCGCCCGGAATTGCGATCGTCGACGAGGCCTACGGCGAGTTCTCCTCGCAGCCCAGCGCGGTGTCGCTGGTCGAGGAGTATCCGAGCAAGCTCGTCGTCACGCGCACCATGAGCAAGGCATTCGCTTTCGCCGGCGGCAGGCTCGGATACCTGATCGCTACGCCCGCGGTGATCGACGCAATGCTGCTGGTGCGGTTGCCGTATCACCTGTCGTCGGTCACTCAAGCCGCGGCCCGGGCCGCGCTGCGGCACTCCGACGACACCTTGAGCAGTGTCGCCGCACTGATCGCCGAACGCGAACGCGTAACAACCTCATTGAACGACATGGGTTTTCGAGTCATCCCAAGCGATGCCAACTTCGTGTTGTTCGGCGAGTTTGCCGATGCGCCGGCCGCCTGGCGGCGCTATCTGGAGGCCGGCATTTTGATCCGCGACGTTGGGATTCCCGGCTATCTGCGGGCCACCACCGGGCTGGCTGAGGAGAACGATGCGTTCCTGCGGGCAAGCGCCCGGATCGCCACCGACCTGGTCCCCGTCACCCGCAGTCCTGTAGGAGCGCCATGA